From Bradyrhizobium symbiodeficiens, the proteins below share one genomic window:
- a CDS encoding adenylate/guanylate cyclase domain-containing protein: protein MPIFNQSIRRKIVGIALGLIVLMLVTSILSMVMSSQVGVLLDELTNRYIPAYSHLARANVRSLERALALRRMVMTRMGAQSDEEAYAARLRDFEALDRKFEEEAETARKLINAIIDDPRTYSDNAALGRIDVRIETAVTELRRDLDEGNAKLLKQIEARDMAEARATLEHLDTQRNAFDQRVDAIRAEMLTQVFFSTSQVISRQHQAIVISGVVTLLAAIVGFAFALLVSSGITRPVRLLLAGAREVEAGRFDKSITVSTQDEIGELAAAFNRMTEQLRHNERIRETFGRYIDPKVVQGLIDRPEVAIDGERRVMTIMFCDMSGFTAMSEGMTPRGLVKVMNHYLTVMSAPVRSNRGIIDKYIGDAIMSYWGPPFVEEDEQALLAAVAAIEMADQVPALQRQLPDLLGIRAMPAPCDLRIGIATGEVLTGSIGSELMMSFTVMGDAVNLASRLEAVNKVYGTRILISQATAEAIGSRLELREIDRLAVAGQSAPQAIYEVMARAGALTGARDGLRAHYAEGLAAYRARRFDEARAAFSAALEAVPGDGPSRIMLGRIAQFEASPPDEGWDGAWRLDSK, encoded by the coding sequence ATGCCGATTTTCAACCAGTCGATCCGGCGCAAGATCGTCGGCATCGCCCTCGGATTGATCGTCCTGATGCTGGTCACCTCGATCCTGTCGATGGTGATGTCGAGCCAGGTCGGCGTCCTGCTGGACGAGCTGACCAACCGCTACATCCCGGCCTATAGCCATCTGGCCCGCGCCAACGTCCGCTCGCTGGAGCGGGCGCTGGCGCTGCGGCGGATGGTCATGACCAGGATGGGCGCGCAGTCGGACGAGGAGGCCTATGCGGCGCGGCTTCGTGACTTCGAGGCACTGGACCGCAAGTTCGAGGAGGAGGCCGAGACCGCGCGCAAGCTCATCAACGCGATCATCGACGATCCCAGGACGTATTCCGACAATGCCGCGCTGGGGCGGATCGACGTTCGCATCGAAACCGCCGTCACCGAGCTGCGGCGCGATCTGGACGAGGGCAATGCGAAGCTGCTCAAGCAGATTGAGGCCAGGGACATGGCCGAGGCCCGGGCCACGCTGGAACACCTCGATACGCAGCGCAATGCGTTCGACCAGAGGGTCGATGCGATCCGCGCCGAAATGCTGACCCAGGTCTTCTTCTCGACGTCGCAGGTGATCAGCCGCCAGCATCAGGCCATCGTCATTTCGGGCGTCGTCACGTTGCTCGCGGCGATCGTCGGCTTCGCCTTCGCGCTTCTGGTGTCCAGCGGCATCACGCGGCCGGTGCGGCTGCTGCTCGCCGGAGCCCGCGAGGTCGAGGCGGGCCGCTTCGACAAGTCGATCACCGTCTCCACGCAGGACGAGATCGGCGAGCTTGCCGCGGCGTTCAACCGCATGACCGAGCAGCTCAGGCACAATGAGCGCATCCGCGAGACCTTCGGCCGCTACATCGATCCCAAGGTGGTGCAGGGCCTGATCGACCGGCCCGAGGTCGCCATCGACGGCGAGCGCCGCGTCATGACCATCATGTTCTGCGACATGAGCGGCTTCACCGCGATGAGCGAGGGCATGACCCCGCGCGGCCTCGTCAAGGTGATGAACCACTATCTCACGGTGATGTCCGCACCCGTCAGGAGCAATCGCGGCATCATCGACAAATATATCGGCGACGCGATCATGTCCTATTGGGGCCCGCCCTTCGTCGAGGAGGACGAGCAGGCTCTGCTTGCCGCCGTTGCGGCAATCGAGATGGCCGACCAGGTCCCCGCGCTGCAGCGTCAGCTGCCCGACCTGCTCGGCATTCGCGCGATGCCCGCGCCGTGCGATTTGCGGATCGGCATCGCCACCGGCGAGGTCCTGACCGGCAGCATCGGCTCCGAGCTGATGATGAGCTTCACCGTGATGGGCGATGCCGTGAACCTGGCGTCGCGGCTGGAGGCCGTCAACAAGGTCTACGGCACCCGCATCCTGATCTCGCAGGCCACGGCCGAGGCGATCGGATCGCGGCTCGAGCTGCGCGAGATCGATCGTCTGGCGGTCGCCGGCCAGAGCGCTCCGCAGGCGATCTACGAGGTGATGGCGCGGGCGGGCGCGCTCACCGGCGCACGGGACGGCCTGCGCGCGCACTATGCCGAAGGGCTCGCCGCCTATCGTGCCCGGCGTTTCGACGAGGCGCGCGCCGCCTTCAGTGCCGCGCTCGAAGCCGTGCCCGGCGACGGCCCCTCGCGCATTATGCTCGGCCGCATCGCGCAGTTCGAGGCGAGCCCGCCCGACGAAGGATGGGACGGCGCCTGGCGGCTGGACAGCAAATAG
- a CDS encoding lytic transglycosylase domain-containing protein, protein MNQCLRSLACLVAVAAMALLPTELAAKSSHKSSASKKSHEAKAGKQRHAAARSSAVKSRHGKHAEAKRKSKKTDEAPSDKPAPPPLTGDLAALKDAIDLARKGKTDDASAARDRIIDPAGQKVADWFMLRHSDSTANFKRYAAFLAASPDWPSRTLLRRRAEARLWQEKSDAATVHKFTMDRPISAKGKFALARVLLTEGDTDRATRLVREAWRTDELSERSEEDAYEAFRDLLTAEDHRARMDKRLGAKDYAGARRAAKRLGEDALAIVKACAAVTGKASKAKDDLEDVPAEARRDLGYVMCRAQWHLQKDRIDDAAELILAAAPDTMASQDTDAWWRERRMLARKLLDQGKFKAAYDVVRTAAVPEKEVYRVDYHFMCGWIALRFLRDPQASMAHFAAIDEGSANPIALSRANYWRGRAAEAMGATADARLSYRAAARYPTAYYGQLARAKLGLDRIELRPPSPVLAALDTPAADERVRAAGMLYGIGERDTVFYYAEDFARESTDVAALEALGALAGQRNDARVMLEVGKSALARGLALDHYAFPTIGIPAHQQVAPAIETSVIYSVARTESSFDQRDKSAANAVGLMQVTPEAGRDTAKRFGLTYDWDKMVSDPVYNTQMGAAELSALLSEYRGNQIMTFAGYNAGRGRVREWVQARGDPRDPNVDPVDWVERIPLSETRNYVQRVMENVLVYRARFEGGSMVAGKSDERVVTKDAAAVATPAE, encoded by the coding sequence ATGAACCAGTGCCTACGCTCGCTCGCGTGTCTCGTTGCCGTCGCCGCAATGGCCCTCCTTCCCACCGAACTGGCGGCGAAGAGCAGCCACAAATCGTCCGCGTCGAAGAAGTCGCACGAGGCGAAGGCCGGCAAGCAGCGTCATGCCGCGGCCAGATCTTCGGCGGTGAAATCCCGCCATGGCAAGCATGCCGAGGCCAAGCGCAAGTCGAAGAAGACCGACGAGGCGCCCTCGGACAAGCCGGCACCGCCGCCTCTGACCGGCGACCTCGCCGCGCTGAAGGATGCGATCGACCTCGCGCGCAAGGGCAAAACGGATGATGCGAGCGCGGCGCGCGACCGCATCATCGATCCCGCCGGCCAGAAGGTCGCCGACTGGTTCATGCTACGCCATTCCGATAGCACGGCGAATTTCAAGCGTTATGCCGCCTTCCTCGCCGCCAGTCCGGACTGGCCGAGCCGCACCCTGCTGCGCCGGCGCGCCGAAGCCCGGCTTTGGCAGGAGAAGAGCGACGCCGCCACCGTGCACAAATTCACCATGGACCGGCCGATCAGCGCCAAGGGCAAGTTCGCCCTCGCCCGCGTGCTGCTCACGGAAGGCGATACCGACAGGGCCACGCGCCTCGTGCGCGAGGCCTGGCGCACCGACGAATTGTCCGAGCGCAGCGAGGAAGACGCTTACGAGGCGTTCCGCGATCTCCTCACCGCCGAGGATCATCGTGCCCGCATGGACAAGCGGCTCGGCGCCAAGGACTATGCCGGTGCGCGGCGCGCCGCAAAACGGCTCGGCGAGGATGCGCTGGCGATCGTCAAGGCGTGCGCCGCCGTCACCGGCAAGGCCAGCAAGGCCAAGGATGATCTCGAGGACGTCCCGGCCGAAGCGCGCCGCGATCTCGGCTATGTGATGTGCCGCGCCCAATGGCACCTGCAGAAGGACCGCATCGACGACGCCGCCGAATTGATCCTGGCCGCCGCACCCGACACCATGGCCTCCCAGGACACCGATGCCTGGTGGCGCGAGCGTCGCATGCTCGCACGCAAGCTGCTCGACCAGGGCAAGTTCAAAGCGGCGTATGACGTGGTGCGCACCGCGGCGGTGCCCGAGAAGGAAGTCTACCGCGTCGATTATCATTTCATGTGCGGCTGGATTGCGCTGCGCTTCCTTCGGGATCCCCAGGCGTCGATGGCGCACTTCGCCGCCATCGACGAAGGCTCGGCCAATCCGATCGCACTGTCGCGTGCCAATTACTGGCGCGGCCGTGCCGCCGAGGCGATGGGTGCGACCGCCGATGCGCGCCTGAGCTACCGGGCGGCCGCGCGCTATCCGACCGCCTATTACGGCCAGCTCGCGCGCGCCAAGCTGGGCCTCGACCGCATCGAGCTGCGGCCGCCCTCACCCGTGCTGGCCGCGCTGGACACCCCGGCCGCGGACGAACGCGTGCGTGCCGCCGGCATGCTCTACGGCATCGGCGAGCGTGACACGGTGTTTTACTACGCCGAGGATTTCGCCCGGGAGAGCACCGACGTCGCGGCCCTCGAAGCCCTCGGCGCGCTCGCCGGACAGCGCAACGACGCGCGCGTCATGCTGGAGGTCGGCAAGTCGGCGCTGGCGCGCGGCCTCGCGCTGGACCATTACGCCTTCCCGACCATCGGCATCCCCGCGCACCAGCAGGTCGCACCCGCGATCGAGACCAGCGTGATCTATTCGGTGGCGCGCACCGAAAGCTCGTTCGACCAGCGCGACAAGTCGGCGGCCAACGCGGTCGGGCTGATGCAGGTGACGCCCGAAGCCGGCCGCGACACCGCCAAGCGCTTCGGCCTGACCTATGATTGGGACAAGATGGTCTCCGATCCCGTCTACAACACGCAAATGGGCGCGGCCGAGCTCAGCGCGCTGCTGTCGGAATATCGCGGCAACCAGATCATGACCTTCGCCGGCTACAATGCCGGCCGCGGCCGCGTGCGCGAATGGGTGCAGGCCCGCGGCGACCCCAGGGATCCCAATGTCGATCCGGTCGACTGGGTCGAGCGTATCCCGCTGTCGGAGACGCGCAATTACGTCCAGCGCGTGATGGAGAACGTGCTGGTGTACCGCGCCCGGTTCGAGGGCGGCAGCATGGTCGCCGGCAAGAGCGACGAGCGCGTGGTGACGAAGGACGCCGCTGCCGTGGCGACGCCGGCGGAATAA
- a CDS encoding tripartite tricarboxylate transporter substrate binding protein BugD, which translates to MTKAVWAALFAVLTVTGAARADDYPTHPITIIVPFAAGGPSDAMARVLAERMRTALGQPLVVENVTGAGGSIGVARAVQSPPDGYTISFGHLGTHVANGAVYKLKYDLVTDLEPVVLLPSNPMIVVSKNAVPATSLKELIEWLKSRPSPPTAGTAGAGSGSHIAGVYFESVSGIKLQYVPYRGTAPALNDLIAGQIDIIVDQTSNSIAQVRAGTIRAYAITDSKRLASAPDIPTAEEAGLKGFNMTLWSGLWVPKGTPKEIVTKLNAAAVEALNDPAVRKQLEGQGLEMTPKDQLTPEALGARQKAEIAKWWPIIKAANIKVD; encoded by the coding sequence ATGACGAAGGCCGTCTGGGCTGCGCTGTTTGCTGTTCTCACTGTGACCGGCGCCGCGCGCGCCGATGACTATCCCACCCATCCCATCACCATCATCGTGCCCTTCGCGGCCGGCGGACCGTCGGATGCGATGGCGCGTGTGCTCGCCGAGCGGATGCGTACTGCGCTCGGCCAGCCCCTCGTGGTCGAGAACGTCACCGGCGCGGGCGGCTCGATCGGCGTTGCCCGTGCCGTGCAATCGCCGCCGGACGGCTACACAATCTCGTTCGGCCATCTCGGCACCCACGTCGCCAACGGCGCCGTCTACAAGCTCAAATACGACCTCGTCACCGACCTCGAGCCCGTGGTGCTGCTGCCGAGCAATCCGATGATCGTCGTCAGCAAGAACGCGGTGCCGGCGACGTCGCTGAAAGAGCTGATCGAATGGCTGAAGTCGCGGCCGTCGCCGCCGACGGCGGGCACCGCCGGCGCAGGCTCCGGCAGCCACATCGCCGGCGTCTATTTCGAGAGCGTCTCCGGCATCAAGCTGCAATACGTGCCGTATCGCGGCACCGCGCCGGCGCTGAACGATCTCATTGCCGGCCAGATCGACATCATCGTCGACCAGACCTCCAACTCGATCGCCCAGGTTCGCGCCGGCACCATCCGCGCCTACGCCATCACCGACAGCAAGCGCCTGGCCTCGGCGCCCGATATCCCGACCGCGGAGGAGGCGGGCCTGAAGGGCTTCAACATGACGCTGTGGTCGGGCCTGTGGGTGCCGAAGGGCACGCCGAAGGAGATCGTGACCAAGCTCAACGCCGCAGCCGTGGAGGCGCTGAACGATCCCGCCGTGAGGAAGCAGCTCGAAGGCCAGGGCCTGGAGATGACGCCGAAGGACCAGCTCACCCCCGAAGCGCTCGGCGCGCGGCAAAAGGCCGAGATCGCCAAATGGTGGCCGATCATCAAGGCTGCGAACATCAAGGTGGATTGA
- a CDS encoding threonine synthase, which yields MHDNDNLTIERPTFVTHLECAMEGDHYAADQVHNLSKAGKPLLVRYDLAGVKKSLTNDALAQRPADMWRYRELLPVRKCQDIVSLGEVTTPLIRLPKLGKKLGGGEIIVKDEGRLPTGSFKARGLVMAVSMGKALGIKHMAMPTNGNAGAALAAYATSCGIKTTIFCPADTPEVNVSEIELQGATVYRVNGYIDDCGKIVGEGKAKVGWFDTSTLKEPYRIEGKKTMGLELAEQLGWDVPDVIFYPTGGGTGLIGMWKAFDELEKIGFIGSKRPRMVAVQASGCAPMVRAYEAGTEHATRWEDAHTIASGIRVPQAIGDFLILRAVRESKGFAIAVDDDKISAALNEVAREEGLLLCPEGAATYAAYKDSLADGRVSKADRVMLFNCATGLKYPLPKVDRTLDRHKPIDYTQF from the coding sequence ATGCACGACAACGACAATCTCACTATCGAACGACCGACCTTCGTCACCCATCTCGAATGCGCGATGGAGGGCGACCACTACGCCGCCGACCAGGTCCACAATCTCTCCAAGGCCGGCAAGCCGCTGCTGGTGCGCTACGATCTCGCCGGCGTGAAGAAGTCGCTGACCAACGACGCACTTGCGCAGCGACCCGCCGACATGTGGCGCTATCGCGAATTGCTGCCGGTGCGCAAATGCCAGGACATCGTCTCGCTCGGCGAGGTGACGACGCCGCTGATCCGACTGCCGAAGCTCGGCAAGAAACTCGGCGGCGGCGAGATCATCGTGAAAGATGAAGGCCGCCTGCCGACCGGCTCGTTCAAGGCGCGCGGCCTCGTGATGGCGGTGTCGATGGGCAAGGCGCTTGGCATCAAGCATATGGCGATGCCGACCAACGGCAATGCCGGTGCGGCGCTGGCCGCCTATGCGACGAGCTGCGGCATCAAGACCACGATCTTCTGTCCGGCTGACACGCCCGAGGTGAATGTCAGCGAGATCGAGCTGCAGGGCGCGACCGTCTACCGCGTCAACGGCTACATCGACGATTGCGGCAAGATCGTCGGCGAGGGCAAGGCCAAGGTCGGTTGGTTCGACACCTCGACGTTGAAGGAGCCGTATCGCATCGAGGGCAAGAAGACGATGGGCCTCGAGCTCGCCGAGCAACTCGGCTGGGACGTGCCCGACGTGATCTTCTATCCGACCGGCGGCGGCACGGGCCTGATCGGCATGTGGAAGGCGTTCGACGAACTCGAGAAGATCGGGTTCATCGGCTCCAAGCGTCCGCGCATGGTCGCGGTGCAGGCCTCCGGCTGTGCGCCGATGGTGCGCGCCTACGAGGCCGGCACCGAGCACGCCACGCGCTGGGAGGACGCCCACACCATCGCGTCGGGCATCCGCGTGCCGCAGGCGATCGGCGATTTCCTGATCCTGCGCGCGGTGCGCGAGAGCAAGGGCTTCGCCATCGCGGTCGATGACGACAAGATCTCGGCGGCGCTGAACGAGGTCGCGCGTGAGGAGGGGCTCTTGCTCTGCCCCGAGGGCGCCGCGACTTATGCCGCCTACAAGGACAGCCTCGCCGATGGTCGCGTCTCGAAGGCCGACCGCGTCATGCTGTTCAACTGCGCGACGGGTCTGAAATATCCGCTGCCGAAAGTCGACCGCACGCTCGATCGTCACAAGCCGATCGACTACACGCAGTTTTAG
- the lpdA gene encoding dihydrolipoyl dehydrogenase, with translation MADTSFDVIIIGSGPGGYVAAIRAAQLGLKTAIVEKSYLGGICLNWGCIPTKALLRSAEIYHYMQHAGDYGLSAEKVSFDPKAVVQRSRGVSKRLNDGVGFLMKKNKVSVIWGAATIDAPGKVTVKKSDVEAPKGALGEGSYQAKHIIVATGARPRVLPGLEPDKKLIWTYFEAMVPEKMPKSLLVVGSGAIGIEFASFFHTMGSEVTVVEVLPQILPVEDAEIAGLARKRLEKQGIKIMSSTKVTKLEKKADSVVATIDDGKGKPVTTEFERVISAVGVVGNIENLGLEKLGVKTERGCVVIDGYGKTNVPGIYAIGDVAGPPMLAHKAEHEGVICVEAIKGLHPHPMDKLLIPGCTYCNPQVASVGLTEAKAKEGGREIRVGRFPFVGNGKAIALGEDQGLVKVIFDKKTGQLLGAHMVGAEVTELIQGYVVAMNLETTEEELMHTVFPHPTLSEMMKEAVLDAYGRVLNI, from the coding sequence ATGGCCGACACATCCTTCGACGTCATCATCATCGGCTCCGGTCCCGGCGGCTACGTCGCCGCGATCCGCGCCGCCCAGCTCGGCCTCAAGACCGCGATCGTCGAGAAGTCGTATCTCGGCGGCATCTGCCTGAACTGGGGTTGTATCCCGACCAAGGCGCTGCTGCGCTCGGCGGAGATCTATCACTACATGCAGCATGCCGGGGATTACGGCCTGTCGGCGGAGAAGGTGTCGTTCGATCCGAAGGCGGTGGTGCAGCGCTCGCGCGGCGTCTCGAAGCGGCTCAACGACGGCGTCGGCTTCCTGATGAAGAAGAACAAGGTCAGCGTGATCTGGGGCGCGGCGACGATCGACGCGCCCGGCAAGGTCACCGTGAAGAAATCCGACGTCGAGGCGCCGAAGGGCGCGCTGGGCGAGGGGAGCTATCAGGCCAAGCACATCATCGTCGCCACCGGCGCGCGTCCGCGCGTGCTGCCGGGGCTCGAGCCCGACAAGAAGCTGATCTGGACCTATTTCGAGGCGATGGTCCCGGAGAAGATGCCCAAATCGCTGCTGGTGGTCGGCTCCGGCGCGATCGGCATCGAGTTCGCTTCGTTCTTCCACACCATGGGCTCGGAGGTCACCGTCGTCGAGGTGCTGCCGCAGATCCTGCCCGTCGAGGACGCCGAGATCGCGGGCCTTGCCCGCAAGCGCCTGGAGAAGCAGGGCATCAAGATCATGTCCTCGACCAAGGTGACCAAGCTCGAGAAGAAGGCCGACAGCGTCGTCGCCACCATCGACGACGGCAAGGGCAAGCCTGTCACGACAGAGTTCGAGCGCGTCATCTCCGCCGTCGGCGTCGTCGGCAACATCGAGAATCTCGGCCTCGAAAAGCTCGGCGTGAAGACCGAGCGCGGCTGTGTCGTGATCGACGGCTATGGCAAGACCAACGTCCCCGGTATCTACGCCATCGGCGACGTCGCGGGTCCCCCGATGCTCGCACACAAGGCCGAGCATGAAGGCGTGATCTGCGTCGAGGCGATCAAGGGCCTGCACCCGCATCCCATGGACAAGCTGCTGATCCCCGGCTGCACCTATTGCAATCCGCAGGTGGCCTCGGTCGGCCTCACCGAAGCCAAGGCGAAAGAAGGCGGCCGCGAGATCCGCGTCGGCCGCTTCCCCTTCGTCGGCAACGGCAAGGCGATCGCGCTCGGGGAGGATCAGGGCCTGGTCAAGGTCATCTTCGACAAGAAGACCGGCCAGCTGTTAGGGGCCCACATGGTCGGCGCCGAGGTCACCGAGCTGATCCAGGGCTACGTCGTCGCCATGAACCTGGAGACCACGGAAGAAGAGCTGATGCACACGGTATTCCCGCATCCGACCCTGTCGGAGATGATGAAGGAGGCCGTGCTGGATGCGTATGGACGGGTGTTGAATATTTGA
- a CDS encoding pyruvate dehydrogenase complex dihydrolipoamide acetyltransferase: protein MPINILMPALSPTMEKGNLAKWLKKEGDKVKSGDVIAEIETDKATMEVEAIDEGTIARILVPEGTQDVPVNDVIAVLAGEGEDVKAAGAAKPSASAAPPKAAEAPAAAPAPAAAPAAPKAAPPPAAAPAPQAAAPAAQSNGQAGRVFSSPLARRLAKEAGIDVGMVTGSGPHGRVVARDVEQAKSGKGLKAPAAAPSGAPSIAPTMSDKQILSLFEPGSYEVVPHDGMRRTIAQRLTASIQNVPHFYLTMDCDIGKLLTAREEINAAAPKDKEKKPLYKISVNDFVIKAMAVALQKIPNCNVSWTESGMVKHHHSDVGVAVAMPGGLITPIIRKAETKTLSTISNEMKDFAARARSRKLKPEEYQGGTTAVSNLGMYGISHFTAVINPPHATILAVGTSEERPVVRGGKIEIAHMMSVTLSCDHRAIDGALGAELIGAFKQLIENPVMMMV, encoded by the coding sequence ATGCCCATCAACATCCTGATGCCCGCTCTCTCGCCGACGATGGAGAAGGGCAACCTCGCCAAATGGCTGAAGAAGGAAGGCGACAAGGTCAAATCCGGCGATGTCATCGCCGAGATCGAGACCGACAAGGCGACCATGGAGGTCGAGGCCATTGACGAGGGCACGATCGCCAGGATCCTGGTGCCCGAGGGCACGCAGGACGTTCCGGTCAACGACGTGATCGCGGTGCTCGCCGGCGAAGGTGAGGACGTCAAGGCCGCGGGTGCCGCCAAGCCCAGCGCTTCAGCCGCACCTCCGAAAGCTGCCGAGGCTCCTGCTGCGGCGCCGGCTCCCGCAGCTGCGCCTGCTGCGCCCAAAGCGGCCCCGCCGCCCGCTGCTGCACCTGCGCCGCAGGCCGCAGCACCGGCCGCACAGAGCAACGGCCAAGCCGGCCGCGTGTTCTCCTCGCCGCTGGCGCGGCGTCTGGCCAAAGAAGCCGGCATCGATGTCGGCATGGTCACCGGCAGCGGCCCGCACGGCCGCGTGGTCGCGCGCGACGTCGAGCAGGCCAAGTCCGGCAAGGGTCTCAAGGCACCCGCTGCGGCACCGTCAGGTGCACCCTCGATCGCTCCGACCATGTCGGACAAGCAGATCCTGTCGCTGTTCGAGCCCGGCTCCTACGAGGTCGTCCCGCACGACGGCATGCGCCGCACCATCGCGCAGCGCCTAACCGCGTCGATCCAGAACGTCCCGCATTTCTATCTCACGATGGACTGCGACATCGGCAAGCTGCTCACCGCGCGTGAGGAGATCAATGCCGCCGCGCCGAAGGACAAGGAAAAGAAGCCGCTCTACAAGATCTCGGTCAACGACTTCGTCATCAAGGCGATGGCGGTCGCGCTGCAGAAGATCCCGAACTGCAACGTCAGCTGGACCGAAAGCGGCATGGTCAAGCACCATCATTCCGACGTCGGCGTTGCGGTAGCGATGCCCGGCGGCCTGATCACGCCGATCATCCGGAAAGCGGAGACCAAGACGCTCTCCACCATCTCCAACGAGATGAAGGACTTTGCCGCGCGCGCCCGCTCCCGCAAGCTGAAGCCGGAAGAGTATCAGGGCGGCACCACCGCCGTCTCCAACCTCGGCATGTACGGCATCAGCCACTTCACCGCCGTGATCAACCCGCCGCATGCCACCATCCTCGCGGTCGGCACCAGCGAGGAGCGCCCCGTCGTGCGCGGCGGCAAGATCGAGATCGCGCACATGATGAGCGTGACCCTGTCCTGCGATCACCGCGCCATCGATGGCGCGCTCGGTGCCGAGCTGATCGGCGCGTTCAAGCAGCTGATCGAAAACCCCGTGATGATGATGGTCTGA
- a CDS encoding nucleoside deaminase — MAIEAHHFDFMLEAIREAEASIAQGGLPIGAVLTRDNKIIARGHNNRVQENNPILHGEMSCLREAGAISFHDTVMYTTLSPCSMCAGALGLFKVKLVVIGESVTFEGSKDILDKFGIPWIDLADDRSITMMKNWRSIPANERLWQGDIGN; from the coding sequence GTGGCGATCGAAGCGCATCATTTCGATTTCATGCTGGAGGCGATCCGCGAAGCGGAGGCCTCGATCGCGCAAGGCGGCCTGCCGATCGGCGCTGTGCTGACGCGCGACAACAAGATCATCGCCCGCGGCCATAACAACCGCGTGCAGGAGAACAATCCGATCCTGCATGGCGAGATGAGCTGCCTGCGCGAGGCCGGCGCGATCTCGTTCCATGACACCGTCATGTACACCACGCTGTCGCCATGCTCGATGTGCGCGGGCGCGCTGGGGCTGTTCAAGGTGAAGCTCGTGGTGATCGGAGAGTCCGTCACCTTCGAGGGGTCCAAGGACATCCTCGACAAGTTCGGCATTCCCTGGATCGATCTTGCCGACGACCGCTCCATCACAATGATGAAGAATTGGCGTTCCATCCCTGCCAATGAGCGCCTCTGGCAGGGCGATATCGGCAACTAA
- a CDS encoding DUF5076 domain-containing protein translates to MAGPKEQPLPPDVLARDDAVEILRVFVLDGGLSMAFQRAFEEPDMWGLLLVDLARHAARAYARESEYTEEDALNRILEMFQAEIERPTDTGTTTPRGKGH, encoded by the coding sequence ATGGCGGGCCCGAAGGAGCAGCCGTTACCACCCGACGTCCTTGCCCGCGACGACGCGGTCGAGATCCTGCGCGTGTTCGTGCTGGACGGCGGGCTGTCGATGGCGTTCCAGCGGGCCTTCGAGGAGCCCGACATGTGGGGCTTGCTGCTGGTCGATCTCGCCCGTCATGCTGCGCGTGCTTATGCGCGCGAGAGCGAATATACCGAAGAGGACGCACTGAACCGGATCCTGGAGATGTTCCAGGCCGAGATCGAGCGTCCGACCGACACCGGCACCACGACGCCGCGCGGCAAGGGGCACTGA